Part of the uncultured Desulfobacter sp. genome, GGTATTATTCTTCCGTGAATTGCATGCATGCCATTTATATTGGGGATGCGAGCGATGAAAGGGAAAAGGACGCGCTTGAAAAAGCGATTGAAAAGTATTCAGAAAATTTGACAATACACTATTATCATTGGCCTGATTATAACGATAGACAAACAATAACCAGACTGGCAAAAGTTGCGAGTGAAAAATATTGTTGTTTTACAGGTGATGATGATTTCTTAATCCCTAACTCAATTTCAAAATGTACTGATTTTTTAGAACGAAATGGTGAATACCGAACTGCGCAAGGAAAAGCTATTACAATAGCTCTTGAAGATGATATTGTATATGGAGCAATTAAAGGATTTTCACCATACTGGCAAAAAAAGGAGTCTGAGTGGAGAACCGGAAAAGAAAGGCTTCAACATTTTTCGGCTAACTATTGGGTCCCTCAGTTTTCTGTCCACAGAACCGCTGAGTTCATTGATGATTCAGAGCATTATGAAAGTATGCCGAACAAAAGCTTCGGCGAGCTTGTGCATTCATATACATTTATTATAAAGGGAAAGTCTAAATTTATCGATTGTTTGTATTTAATTAGACAAGTACACAATAGAAGATATTTTCTTCCAAGCCTTATAGATTGGATTACAAGAGATGACTGGTTGGAAAGTTACAAGTTATTTGCCAACAGCTTGGAAATGGCTTTAGTTAAAACCGATAACATTCCATTGTCTGAAGCCCAAGAATCTGTAAAGAAGGCGTTCTGGAACTATTTCTCTAATGGAGTTATCAAAAACAAAAAAAATTCAATAAATCTGCAGCAAATAAAAAAACAAAGAATCAAGAATATTCTTGAAAAACAGATTATTGGAAAAAAAAGTCTTTCGTTGGCAAAAAAAGTCAGAAATTATACAAACGGTTATCCTCGAGGACTGTTTTTAGAGCAATTACTGCTTTTATCCTCTCCTTATTATTCAGATTTTTATCCTGTATACAAATTGATTGCGCATCATAATCAATAGATTATTTGTAGATATTTTTTGAAAGAAAAGTACAGTTTATTCTTGTCCGTACTTATAGATTTTAATACTTAAATTTTAAAGAGGCGATAGATGAAAGAGAAAGTATTGGTAACCGGCGGTGCTGGCTATCTGGGATCGACGCTTGTTCCTTTTTTACTGAGTAATGGTTATGCCGTGACGGTATTGGATAATTTCATGTTTCAACAGAATTCTCTCCTTGAATGCTGCTCTGATGAAAATTTCTCTGTAGTTCGAGGCGATGCGCGTGATAAAACTCTGCTGAAACGCGTGTTAAAAAATCAAGACTATATTATCCCCCTTGCCGCCCTCGTTGGCGCTCCGCTTTGTAACAGAGATCAGCTTGGTACAACTTCTACAAATCGTGATGCGATCAGGACAATAACGGAGTTAATTTCAAAAGATCAAAGGATATTGGTCCCGATTACGAACAGCGGTTACGGCATAGGACAAAAAGATATTTATTGCACGGAAGAAACGCCGTTAAATCCTATTTCCACTTATGGAGCCACAAAAGTTGAAGCTGAAAAAATTGTTTTAGATTTTGGAAATGCGGTTAGTTTTCGTCTGGCAACTGTTTTTGGGATGAGCCCAAGAATGAGACTTGATTTACTGGTTAATGATTTTACCTACAGAGCGGTGACTGATCGCTTTATTGTCATTTTTGAGGGACAGTTTAAAAGAAATTATATTCATGTGCGAGATGTTGCCAGAGCTTTTTTGCATAGCATGCAAAATTTTGATGAGATGAAAGGAGAACCATATAACGTTGGCCTTTCAGACGCTAATCTCTCAAAAATAGAACTCTGTGAAAAAATAAAAGAACATATTCCTGAATTTGTTATTTTAGAAGCGCCCATCGGAGAAGATCCCGATAAACGTGATTATATTGTTTCAAATGATAAAATTGAACGTACAGGTTTCAGACCAAAGTATTCTCTGGATATGGGAATTAAGGAACTGATTAAAGGCTACACTATAATTACCAACAGCAAATATTCCAATGTTTAGTCTGGTTATGGATAAACGCATTAACACAGGCAGAGGAATATCCTCATGAATAAGGTGTTTGTTGCCGGCGGAACTGGGCTGGTAGGCAGAATGATAGTGCGTACTCTATCCGAAGCAGGAAAACAAGTACGCGCGAGTTACCATTCCCAACATTCGTCCCTTGACCTATCCGCAGACTATATACCTGCAGATTTTACCGTGAAGGAGAGCTGTATTGAATCGTGCAAAGGATGCTCGTCTGCTATCATGTGTGCCGCAGTGACCGGTGGAGCAGCAGCAAATGCAAAGGCGCCTTGGAAGCAGATGAATGAGACTGTTGTTATGAATTCAAACCTTCTGGAAGCATTTCATCACAACGGCATCAAACGAGTCGTTTTTGTAGGGTCGGCAACCTGCTATCAGCCCTCCGATCATCCTATGCGAGAAAATGAACTTGATCTAAACCAGAATCCCGCAGAAAACTTCATGGGCGTTGGCTGGGCCAACCGATATATCGAAAAGCTCTGCGAATTCTGGCATATGAAGACGGGTATGCAGATCATCTGCATTCGCGGATCCAGCATCTTTGGGCCATATGATAAATTTGACCCTAAACAATCCAACTTTGTCCCTGCACTGATCCGAAAGGCTGTTGATGGAATGGCGCCATTCGAGGTCTGGGGTTCACCCCATGTCCTCCGTGACCTCATTTATGTTGAGGATTTTTCAACTGCTGTGGTTGCGTTGCTGGAATCAGGTATCGAATTCGACACGTTTAATCTAGGAGCAGGGGCTGAAATAAGTGTAGGGGAAGTAGTTTCGTTGATTTTTGAGCATACAGGGCTCGTCACAAAAACAATCTTCAAGGATAACGCCCCCGGCAGTATCAGCCGGCGTGCGATTGATTGCTCGAAAGTCAGGGGGGCTATTGGACCCTACATCAAGGTTAATAGCAGCGAGGGAATCCGAAAGACCATCGACTGGTGGCAGGCAAACAGGGGGTCATGGGCTCGGTAATAATAAGAGCTTGCCTTCTAAGGAAACCTTGAAAAGCTGTGAAGCTAAATAAAAGAGGTTGTTACACGATACAACATCTTCAACATAGAGAAGGTATCTTAGGAATGAAGAAATTACTCATCTGTGGTGCATCTGGATTCATCGGACGAAACTTAGCCGAGTACTTCGCCGCATCCGGCCAATATGAAGTGCATGGGACCTATTTTAACTCAGCCCCTCTTGAGATGGAAGGGGTCAAACTCACTCAAGCGAATCTCACCAATCAGGCTGATGTGGATCGTGTCATATCAGGTAAAGACATTGTGATCCAAGCCGCAGCTACGACATCAGGCGCAAAGGAAATCATTAATAAGCCCTATTACCATGTTACTGATAATGCTGTGATGAACTCACTGATCTACCGGTCGGCTTTCGAAAACAAGATTGAACATTTAATTTTCTATAGCTGCACGGTCATGTACCAATCATCCGAAACGCCACTTAAAGAAAATGATTTTAATGCGGCAGAAGAACTTCACAAAAACTACTTCGGTGCAGGGTGGACTAAGGTTTATCTGGAGAAGATGGCTGACTTCTTTTCCCGAATCAGTGACACCAAATTCACTGTATTCCGCCACTCCAACATTTACGGCCCGTATGATAAGTATGATTTAGAACGTTCTCACGTATTCGGGGCAACCATCACCAAAGTGATGACAGCCAAAGAAGGCTCCAGCATTTCAGTTTGGGGCCAAGGTAAGGCAAAACGAGACCTGTTGCATGTTGAAGACCTGATGAAGGCAACTGATCTTGCGCTTGAGAGTCAGAAGGAAAGCTATCAACTTTTCAACATAGGTTTGGGCAAAGCAGTCTCCGTTGCGGACCTGGTGCAAAAAATAATTGATGCATCCGGCAAGAATGTATCAATCGAATTTGACATCAACCAGCCGGATATTGAGACCACGCTTTGCCTGGATACCTCACTGGCAAAGGAAAAAATCGCCTGGCAGCCACAAATTTCCTTGGAGGATGGTATTGCAAAAACAATCGCGTGGTACCAGGACAATCCGCCGGTGGTTTAACTTTTCGATAAAGCAAAAGGAAGACAATGAATGACCGAACACCCATCATATGACAGACTCTTTTACGAAACCTTAAGGATTCGCCTGGCAGAAGAAGAGATCGCCAGAATTTATCCCTCGGACAAAATTCAGAGTCCGGTTCATCTTTCCATAGGTCAAGAACACATATCCGTCGGTATTTGCGCTGCTCTGGAGAGGCAGGACCTTGTTTTCGGGACATATCGCAGCCATGCTTTGTATCTGGCAAAAGGCGGTTCGATGAATGGCCTGATGGCCGAGCTATTCGGCAAACGGACTGGATGCGGCAAAGGCAAGGCCGGTTCCATGCACCTGGTGGCACCGGAAGTAGGAATGATGGGGGCGTCTGCAATTGTAGCCGCTACGATCCCGCATGCCGTAGGCGCAGCAATGGCGGCAAAGGTCCGCAGAACAAATCAGATAGTTGTCTGTTTCTATGGTGAAGGGGCTACGGGGGAAGGGGTCTATCACGAGAGTCTTAACTTTGCCTCGATAATGCAGCTGCCCATAATTTTTGTCTGCGAGAACAACGGCTTATCGATATTCACACGATCAAAAGACATAATGTCCTTTGATATTACTGAACATGCGGCTGCTTACGGCATCCAAACCCGATGTATCGACAATGGCATGGATCTGGACTTGATTGCGGATACGGCCAAAGAACTGGTCGATTGTGTAAGAGGCACACCTCAGCCCATTGTATTTGAGATCAAGACCTACCGTTATCGCCAGCATGTAGGCCCAAATGAAGACTACGACATCGGTTACCGATCAATTGATGAACTTCAGACATGGCAAGCCTTAGACCCATTGATCCAGGATATGGATCGGGTGGCAAGATTCACCCGGGAAATCCAGGCCGAGATCGCCGAGGCCATTGAGTTTGCAGAAAATAGTGAATTTCCAAATAAAAACGACCTGCTTGAGGACCTGCGCTGATGGAAAACATAGAGACCAATACAATATTCTACCGGGACGCCCTTACACAGACTATGTATGAAATCATGTCAAGCAATCCCAATGCCATCGTGATGGGAGAAGGTGTTAAAGATCCGACAGGGATATTTGGCACGACACTCGGGCTCGCAGATGAATTTGGACCTGAGCGTGTTGTGGACACGCC contains:
- a CDS encoding TIGR00180 family glycosyltransferase, whose amino-acid sequence is MFKAAILIPTKNRSDFLSRQLRYYSSVNCMHAIYIGDASDEREKDALEKAIEKYSENLTIHYYHWPDYNDRQTITRLAKVASEKYCCFTGDDDFLIPNSISKCTDFLERNGEYRTAQGKAITIALEDDIVYGAIKGFSPYWQKKESEWRTGKERLQHFSANYWVPQFSVHRTAEFIDDSEHYESMPNKSFGELVHSYTFIIKGKSKFIDCLYLIRQVHNRRYFLPSLIDWITRDDWLESYKLFANSLEMALVKTDNIPLSEAQESVKKAFWNYFSNGVIKNKKNSINLQQIKKQRIKNILEKQIIGKKSLSLAKKVRNYTNGYPRGLFLEQLLLLSSPYYSDFYPVYKLIAHHNQ
- a CDS encoding NAD(P)-dependent oxidoreductase yields the protein MKEKVLVTGGAGYLGSTLVPFLLSNGYAVTVLDNFMFQQNSLLECCSDENFSVVRGDARDKTLLKRVLKNQDYIIPLAALVGAPLCNRDQLGTTSTNRDAIRTITELISKDQRILVPITNSGYGIGQKDIYCTEETPLNPISTYGATKVEAEKIVLDFGNAVSFRLATVFGMSPRMRLDLLVNDFTYRAVTDRFIVIFEGQFKRNYIHVRDVARAFLHSMQNFDEMKGEPYNVGLSDANLSKIELCEKIKEHIPEFVILEAPIGEDPDKRDYIVSNDKIERTGFRPKYSLDMGIKELIKGYTIITNSKYSNV
- a CDS encoding NAD-dependent epimerase/dehydratase family protein; this translates as MNKVFVAGGTGLVGRMIVRTLSEAGKQVRASYHSQHSSLDLSADYIPADFTVKESCIESCKGCSSAIMCAAVTGGAAANAKAPWKQMNETVVMNSNLLEAFHHNGIKRVVFVGSATCYQPSDHPMRENELDLNQNPAENFMGVGWANRYIEKLCEFWHMKTGMQIICIRGSSIFGPYDKFDPKQSNFVPALIRKAVDGMAPFEVWGSPHVLRDLIYVEDFSTAVVALLESGIEFDTFNLGAGAEISVGEVVSLIFEHTGLVTKTIFKDNAPGSISRRAIDCSKVRGAIGPYIKVNSSEGIRKTIDWWQANRGSWAR
- a CDS encoding NAD-dependent epimerase/dehydratase family protein, whose amino-acid sequence is MKKLLICGASGFIGRNLAEYFAASGQYEVHGTYFNSAPLEMEGVKLTQANLTNQADVDRVISGKDIVIQAAATTSGAKEIINKPYYHVTDNAVMNSLIYRSAFENKIEHLIFYSCTVMYQSSETPLKENDFNAAEELHKNYFGAGWTKVYLEKMADFFSRISDTKFTVFRHSNIYGPYDKYDLERSHVFGATITKVMTAKEGSSISVWGQGKAKRDLLHVEDLMKATDLALESQKESYQLFNIGLGKAVSVADLVQKIIDASGKNVSIEFDINQPDIETTLCLDTSLAKEKIAWQPQISLEDGIAKTIAWYQDNPPVV
- a CDS encoding thiamine pyrophosphate-dependent dehydrogenase E1 component subunit alpha, with translation MTEHPSYDRLFYETLRIRLAEEEIARIYPSDKIQSPVHLSIGQEHISVGICAALERQDLVFGTYRSHALYLAKGGSMNGLMAELFGKRTGCGKGKAGSMHLVAPEVGMMGASAIVAATIPHAVGAAMAAKVRRTNQIVVCFYGEGATGEGVYHESLNFASIMQLPIIFVCENNGLSIFTRSKDIMSFDITEHAAAYGIQTRCIDNGMDLDLIADTAKELVDCVRGTPQPIVFEIKTYRYRQHVGPNEDYDIGYRSIDELQTWQALDPLIQDMDRVARFTREIQAEIAEAIEFAENSEFPNKNDLLEDLR